Sequence from the Candidatus Cloacimonadota bacterium genome:
AAATACTCTGTTCTCATATTGAATCTGTTTTCGAGCATTGAGGAACACTGCAGGAAGCGTATCCACATCGCTTATTTCTCGCATAGGAAAGTACACTTCTTCTTTAGTAGGCAACACCAAATCTATCTTAATGCCCAAACTAAGAAGAGCCTTTACCATACCGTAACAAGCCATTCCCAAACCACCGGAAATTAGAGGTGGAAATTCCCATGTAAACATTAGAACTTTCATAGCTCAACACCCAAACTTTCAAGATAGGTTTCAATATTGTACAATGCAGCCACACTCCAAGCTTGGGCCGGAGCCCCTTTGGGGAAATGAGGAGTGTCGCCATCCCACACTTCTGCTACAGAGGCAATATGCCCCTTCATAAAGCCCTTACGCAATACTCCAATGAATTCACTTAAGGCTTGTGCTATTTCTCTATTGCTTTTTTGGTTGCGATATACTTTTAGATACAATCCACAAAACGGACCCAAGAGCCATGCCCACACACTTCCGTTATGATACGCCAAATCTCGTTCACGTTGGGTTCCGTAGAATTTTTTTCTAAAACGAGCATCTTGGGGGCTTAGAGTACGAATTCCATAATAAGTATAAAGCTCTTGAAATGTATGCTCCAAAACCTGTTTCATGATATCCAAAGAAACAGGAGACCACGGCAAAGAGAGTGCAATGATTGCATTTGGGCGAATCTCAATAATTGCTTTATCTCCCTCAAGTCTGTCGGCAAGATACTCACCAGTCCAAAACTTTGCAAACGAATTTTTTACGATATCTTTAAGCTGCAAAATTTCATCTATTGGTTTTAGCTTCAGTTTACCGGTTGAGTTATACTCATTCACCATTTCTTCATAAGCACAAAGAGCATTATACCAAAGTGAATTTATCTCTACCGGAGCTCCCCATCGCGGTGTAATTGCTTTGCCATCGATGCGAACATCCATCCAAGTGCCATGAGCAAATGCTGCATCTAGCTCTATAAGCCCATCATTACGCACCCTAAATGGGTGATCTTGTGTTTGCAGTAAGCTTTGTATCATATCTTCTGCAAGCATCAGCGCTTCTTTCCAAGCTTTTTTGAGCTTCTTTTTCTTACCTACTTTCCACAGCATTATTATATACCACAAAGTAGCATCAATACTATCATAATTTGCTTCTCTACCACTTTCAGCAAGCATATTGGGAATTAATCCACCTTTTATGTGTTGACTATATTTTTTCATGATGAGTTCGGCAGTTTCAAGATTCTCGGTTTTACGTAACAATGCATTGAGTACTACCATGGTATCTCTTCCCCAAGGCCCATAGAAGGGATATCCTGCTACCACATCATCATATGTGACAAAATCTTTAAGTGCAAATTCAAGGATGTTTAGATATTTCTTTCTATCGAAAAGATAATTATCGTTATAATCTATTTTACTAAGTAGATCACCATCACTATCAATATGTATAGGAACATCAAATGGCTTCGGTAGATCTTCATATCTTGCTTCAATTCGCTTAACAATGCTTGCGGGATTCTGTATGGGGGCATCGGAAAACAACATTGAATTGCTTTCGTTGGGAGACAAATCAAAATCTATTTGAAATAAGCTGATTTGATCACCAATTCCAGCATATCCGCTCATCACTTCCCAAGGATAAAATACATTATAATATACATATCGGTTAGATATCACCTCGCCCTTTAAAACCGAGCCGAATACTTCAATGCTATTGTTCAAACGCAACGCTGAAAACATGCTATATTCATCTTTTTTTTGCATACTAGTTCTAAACTCTATGAAATCCAAACTACCATGCGCATTTATCTCATGGTGTGAACACATAGTGAATTTTGGGTGAAACTCAAAATGTAGGCGATGTTTTCCCAGATTTCTAT
This genomic interval carries:
- a CDS encoding glycogen debranching enzyme N-terminal domain-containing protein, with the protein product MNNYFMETHHHEWILTNKLGGYALGTGNLINQRKYHGLLIAGDIGFNRYHLVAGIEEKVEWRGEVLHLDSNNYSNCIYPEGFLHLVKPWLRPYPVFLYSALPHQNNILILKEIMMDEQSNTILVKYRNLGKHRLHFEFHPKFTMCSHHEINAHGSLDFIEFRTSMQKKDEYSMFSALRLNNSIEVFGSVLKGEVISNRYVYYNVFYPWEVMSGYAGIGDQISLFQIDFDLSPNESNSMLFSDAPIQNPASIVKRIEARYEDLPKPFDVPIHIDSDGDLLSKIDYNDNYLFDRKKYLNILEFALKDFVTYDDVVAGYPFYGPWGRDTMVVLNALLRKTENLETAELIMKKYSQHIKGGLIPNMLAESGREANYDSIDATLWYIIMLWKVGKKKKLKKAWKEALMLAEDMIQSLLQTQDHPFRVRNDGLIELDAAFAHGTWMDVRIDGKAITPRWGAPVEINSLWYNALCAYEEMVNEYNSTGKLKLKPIDEILQLKDIVKNSFAKFWTGEYLADRLEGDKAIIEIRPNAIIALSLPWSPVSLDIMKQVLEHTFQELYTYYGIRTLSPQDARFRKKFYGTQRERDLAYHNGSVWAWLLGPFCGLYLKVYRNQKSNREIAQALSEFIGVLRKGFMKGHIASVAEVWDGDTPHFPKGAPAQAWSVAALYNIETYLESLGVEL